Genomic window (Caloenas nicobarica isolate bCalNic1 chromosome 37, bCalNic1.hap1, whole genome shotgun sequence):
accccctTGTACCCCCGAACTGCGTCCCGgtccccccatcaccccctgcacagcaccagcctcTCAGGGCGGCCCCTCATGCTGCTGGGTGAgtcctgggggggacacactgTCCTGGGCCCCCCCAGAGTCCCCAgaacccccctgcacccccagaacccccctgTACCCCCGAACCGCGTCCCGgtccccccatcaccccctgcacagcaccagcctcTCAGGGCGGCCCCTCATGCTGCTGGGTGAgtcctggggggggacacactgTCCTGGGCCCCCCCAGAgtcccctgcacccccctgcacccccctgcacccccagaacccccctgTACGCCCGAACCGCATCCTGGTTCCCCCATCACcccctgcacagcaccagcctcTCGGGGCGGCCCCTCATGCTGCTGGGTGAgtcctgggggggggacactgTCCTGGGCCCCCCCAGAGTCCCCAgaacccccctgcacccccagaacccccctgtacccccctgcacccccagaaccccctTGTACCCCCGAACTGCGTCCCGgtccccccatcaccccctgcacagcaccagcctcTTGGGGCGGCCCCTCATGCTGCTGGGTGAgtcctgggggggacacactgTCCTGGCCCCCCCCAGAGTCCCCAgaacccccctgcacccccagaacccccctgTACCCCCGAACCGCGTCCCGgtccccccatcaccccctgcacagcaccagcctcTCGGGGCGGCCCCTCGTGCTGCTGGGTGAgtcctgggggggacacactgTCCTGGGCCCCCCCAGAGTCCCCAgaacccccctgcacccccagaacTCCCTTGTACCCCCCTGtacccccctgcacccccagaatCCCATcccggcccccccagcaccccaaacgACGGCGAGATGCCAGGTGCCAATGACACGCCAGTGGTCTCTGGTGTCagacagcgctgggcggcccccCCCTCATTAAATTAACGAATTAGCGATAAATTCCAGGCGGGACGGAACTAAGGGGGCGTCGGAAAAGCTGAGGGGTCTCCAGGGGGGCGTTTCGGGGGGTTAATTGTTAATTAAACCGGACGAAGGCGACGTGCTGCACGTGGCGGCGCCgcttcccccagccctcccgGCGCGGGGGGAGTTTTTGGGTCAAAATGCCaattttttggttgtttctttgttcCAGCCACGGCTCTGAAGATGAACGTGAACCTGCGGGAGCTGTACCTGGCTGACAACAAGCTGAACGGGCTGCAGGACTCGGCGCAGCTCGGCAACCTGCTCAAGTTCAACTGCTACATCCAGATCCTCGACCTCCGCAACAACCACATCCTGGACTCGGGTCAGCCCCATTTCCTGCGGTTTTCACCCCGATTCAGGGCGCCCAGGCCCTCGGGGCGCGGAGTTTGGGACCTGCCGGTTTTTCTCCTCCCCGCGCCCCAGAGCCAAAAAACAAAAGTCAAATATTGAGCTGGGAATTGGAGAATAACCCCGATCGCTCGCCGCGGATTGGCGGAGGAGCCGCTCTCGGGCTTGTCCCTCGCCTGGGGTGACAAGGTGACCGAGCGGGATGTCACCGGCGCTGTCGCGGTTCCCGAACGGGTCCCACCCCCCGGCGCAAACTTTAATTTGTCGCCCGCCGCGTCCCTCGCGGCTTTGTGCAAAGGACGAGGTCGGCGACCCAGAGGAAGGAGCCGCCGGTGtcaccccctgtgccccccagccAACCCCCAGCGCCCCCGGGGGGTTTACACTCCGCTCCAGCTTAACGCTAATTAACGTTAGGTTTAATTGCTCGTTTGTGCCCGTCCCCCAGGCCTGGCCTACCTGTGCGAGgggctgaaggagcagcagaaggggCTGGTGACGCTGGTGCTGTGGAACAACCAGCTGACGCACACCGGGATGGCGTATCTGGGCATGACGCTGGTGAGTGCGGCCCGGGGACGGTGGCAGAGGGTTGTCACAGCCCGGCCCTTGGCCCTTGGCCCTCTTGGGTGTCCCCGGGCTCAGCTCAGCTGGGAATTAACCCACTGGGGTGTGGGATGGACCTGTCGTCTCGTCCCCCTCGAGCTGTCCCGCCCCCTCCATCTGGCCCCCCTCGagctgcccctgtccccatagAGCTGCCCCTGTCCCCCTTGAGCCATTTCTCTCCCCCTCGAGCTGCCCCTGTCCCCCTCGagccatccctgtccccctcgagccatccctgtccccatagaactgtccctgtccccatagAGCCACCCCTCTCCCCCTCGagttgtccctgtccccctcgagccgtccctgtccccctcgagccatccctgtccccctcaAGTTGTTCCTGTCCCCATAGagccacccctgtccccatagaactgtccctgtccccatagAGCCACCCCTCTCCCCCTCGagttgtccctgtccccctcgagccgtccctgtccccctcgAGCCATTTCTGTCCCCGTCGAACTGTCCATGTCCCCCTCGagccatccctgtccccctcgAACTGTCCATGTCCCCCTCAAGCTGTTTTCTGTTCCCCTCGAGACATCCTTGTCCCCCTCGAGCCATTTCTGTCCCCCTCGAGCCATTTCTGTCCCCCTCGAGCCATTTCTGTCCCTCTCGAgccgtccctgtccccctcgagctgcccctgcccgccTTGACCCGTTCCTGTCCCCCTCGAGCCGTCCCATCCCCCTCGAGCCATTTCTGTCTCCCTCGAgccgtccctgtccccctcaAGCTGCCCCTGTCCCCCTCGAGCCATTTCTGTCCCCCTCGAGCCATCCCGTCCCCCTTGAGCCATccctgtcccccgtgtccccgcagccccacacGCAGAGCCTGGAGACCTTGAACTTGGGCCACAACCCCATCGGCAACGAGGGCGTCCGCAACCTGAAGAACGGGCTGATCGGGAACCGCTCGGTCCTGCGCCTGGGCTTGGCCTCCACCAAACTCACCTGCGAAGGTGGGTGACGCCACGGCGGCCGCCACAGCGCCGTGTGTCCCCCCGCCCAGAGTCCCCGTGGTCCCCAAGAcggtgttttggggggggtccacGGCCTGGCTGTCACCAAAACATCACAGTCCCGCGGGTTCGGTGCCTCCGGCGCCTCCTACGCCGCGTGGAAACCTCCCGGCGCCCCGAGGAGCCCCCCGGCGGTGTCagcgtccctgtccccctgcaggCGCGGTGGCGGTGGCCGAATTCATCGCCGAGAGCCCGCGGCTGCTGCGCCTGGACCTGCGGGAGAACGAGATCAAGACGGGGGGGCTGATGGCGCTGTCGCTGGCGCTCAAGGTCAACCACTCGCTGCTGCGCCTCGACCTGGACCGCGAGCCCAAGAAGGAGGCGGTGGGTGCCGCGGGCgtcccccggccccccggcccTTCGCGGCGGTCGCGTTCCTGCTTTCCAGCTCTTCTCGATTTCCGACTGCTCCCGATTGCCCAGCGTTCCCCGGTTCTGAACAGTCCGATTTCCAAACGTTCCCGATTTCCAAACGTTCCCGATTTCCAACTGCTCCTGATTCCCCAACATTCCTGATTTCCAAACGTTCCCGATTTCCAACTGCTCCCGATTCCCCAACATTCCTGATTTCCAAACGTTCCCGATTTCCAACTGCTCCTGATTCCCCAACATTCCTGATTTCCAAACGTTCCCGATTTCCAACTGCTCCTGATTCCCCAACATTCCTGATTTCCAAACGTTCCCGATTTCCAAATGTTCCTGATTTCCCAACATTCCCAATTTCTGAATGTTCCCAATTTGCAAACGTTCCTGATTTCCAATTGCTCCTGATTCCCCAACATTCCTGATTTTCAGATGTTCCTGATTTCTGAATGTTCCCAATTCCTGAAAGTTTCCAGTTCCTGAGTGTTCCCAATTCCCCAGCATTCCTCATTCCTGAACGTTCTTGATTTCTGAACGCTCCTGATTTCCAAATGTTCCTGATTTCCAATTGTTCCCAATTTCTGAACATTCCTGATTTCCAACTGCTCCTGATTTCCCAACGTTCCCGATTTCCAATTGCTCCTGATTTCCAACTGCTCCTGATTTCCGATTGTTCCCGATTTCCCAACGTTCCCAACTTCTGAACGTTTCTGATTTCCCGAGTTCCCGATTCCTGAGCGTTCCCAATTCCCGATCGTTCCTGATCTCTCAAAGTTCCTGATTTCCCAACGCTCCTGATTTCCCGCTGTTCCCAATTCCCGATGGCTCGGATCCCCCGTCGCTCCCCGCTCCTTCCCGACGTCCCGAACAGGCGCCGTTTCCCCCCCCGGCAGGTGAAAAGTTTCCTGGAGACGCAGAAGGCGCTTCTGGCCGAGATCCAGAACGGCTGCAAGCGCAACTTCGTGCTGGCGCGCGAgcgggaggagcagcagctgcagcactcGGCCTCCATGCCCGAGATCGCCGACGAGGACGAGGGGCCAACCGAAGCCACCGCGGAGGGGACGGAACCCGCCGAGCCCGCGGCCAACGGGGCGGGGGACGAGGACGGTGACAACGACGGTGACAACGGCGACGGGACGGACTCCGACTCGGACACGGACGAGGAGGCGGACGCTGGGCTGGAGGCGAAGGACTCGAGCGAAGCCCCAGAACCCCCCGACTCCGCCGCTGGTGTCACCGCGCTGGGGACGCCGCGGGACCggccgtgtcccctccctgtccccgaGCAGGGGGGTCCCGCCCCCACCCAGGGCGCCGAGCGCAGGATTTCGGTTTCCAGCCCGGGCCGAGGCCACAAAATCTTCGTGGTGACGCGGGTGGAGCCTCTGCCGGAGCGAGCGGCCCCCACCGCGCCCCCGAACCCCGAAACGCCGGCGAACGGGGCCCCCCCGGCGCGGGGAGACCCCCCGTCCCGCGCcgacccccccctccccaacgGCCTCAAGCCGGATTTCGCGCGGGCGCTGCCGGACGCGGCCCCCGACGGCGATGGCAAAGCCGGGAGCTGCGCCGCCCAGCACGGTAAGAGCCCCCCGGCCCCGATCCGCCCGCTTTCCACCCCAAAACCGCCGCGAGGAGCCGTTCCTGGCGCCGGGGACACCCCCCGGGGTGGAAATTCTACTTTTCCTGGGGGAATTTGAAGCCCAAGCGAATCCCCGCGCTCTGGAGCTTCTTTGAAACGCTCCTTAATTAGGAGCTGGAGTTAACAAGCCCCACGGGAACGAGCCTTTTCGGTAGCGGCCGCGTTTCCTCGCACGCCttttttttggggtgaaatcCGGGGAAGACGGGCAAGCGGAGCAACCGGCGCCGATTTGTgttgcagagctgagctgctccaagaacgagcaggagctggaggagctgctgagggagGCGGTTCAGGACGCGGGGCAGGAGCCGCTGTGAGCGCaggtggggacactggggacagtggggacgtctggggacagctgggacacctggggacaccctgggacatctggggacacctggggacagtggggatgTCTGGGGACAGTTGGGACACCTGGGAACACCCTGGGACatctggggacacctggggacagtggggatgtctggggacagtggggacacgCTGGGACACCCTGGGATatctggggacagtggggacaccctggggacagtggggacatcTGGGGACAGTTGGGACACCTGGGAACACCCTGGGACatctggggacagtggggatgTCTGGGGACAGTGGGGTAACGCTGGGACACCCTGGGACatctggggacaccctggggacagtggggacaccctggggacagtggggacatctggggacagtggggacacgctgggacaccctgggacatctggggacacctggggacagtggggacaccctggggacagtggggacatctggggacagtggggacaccctgggacagctggggaTAGTGGGGACACCCtaggacacctggggacaccctgggacacctggggacagtggggacaccgtggggacttctggggacaggggggacacgcTGAGACgtctggggacaccctgggacaCCTGGGGATAgtggggacaccctgggacaTCTGGGACatctggggacaccctgggacatctgggacacctggggacaccctgggcaCAGTGGGGACatctggggacaccctgggacagtggggacacctGGTGACACCTGGGAACACCCTGAGACACCTCGGGACATCCTGGGACatctggggacacctggggacagtggggacaccctgaggacatctggggacaccctgggacaTCTGGGGACACCtagggacagctggggacagtggggacaccctggggacatctggggacaccctgggacaTCTGGGGACACCtagggacagctggggacaccctgaggacatctggggacaccctgggacGCCTGGGGACGCCCTTGGATagtggggacacctggggacaccctgggacacctggggacatttggggacaccgggggccGTCAGCGCCGTCCCTCTCCCGCAGGTGCCGGAGCTTCGTTCTCCTCCCGCTCCACGCGCCGACGAGGCTCCCGCCCCCGCGCCGCGGGACGAAGGCTTCAAATTACCCATTTTTTGCCCCAAAACACTTTCCTGCCCCCCGTCCCCCGAAGGCGCCCGAGTCGGCCGCGTCCCCAGGGCCGCCGAGGGAGGTGACGCCGAGGGGACACCGCGGCCACAGCGAGCCGGCGCCTTCATCCTGcggcgaggaagaggaggggacaccgaggaagaggaggggacaCCGGGGTGAAGGTGACACCGGGGGACACCCCACACACTACAGGGACCGGTGACATGGGGACGAGCGTCCGGCACTACAGAGACCCAGGACCGGctggttatttatttttaaatttctctcttatttttttggttggctttttggtctttttttttttttcccccccccccccgtttGTTcggttttgttctttttccgTCTCTATTTATCAGCAGCTGCAGCGTTACCGGGTGGGAGGGGCGGGGTAGAGGATGGGGGGGTTAGAATTAATTGATTTAGAGTTAATTAATTTAGAATTAATTCCTTCTGGGCTTAACCTGCTCCTCGActcctgctcctgggctgcCGGAATTTCAAAAACCCAACCAGaaacccaaaaaaaaagcagcttttggggagccccccccgccccgccgcccatAGACCCCCCCTGCGGGGGTGGggaccccccgaccccccccccgGCCGCTTTTCTcagggagggtttgggggtccagcccggggcggcgggggggggcggaaaGGACGCGTCGCTTTTCTTAATTAATTAAGTGCAATAAATCGATCAGGGAGCCGGGGGGAGGGCGGCCGGGGGGGTGCGGCGCTGACGCTCCTGTCGGGGTCGCCGATCCGCGGGTGTTCGTGTCGTTTCTTCCCGTCgtggggggggtttttttgtggggaaaggaaaaaaaaaacaccaccgTTTTCTATTAAACGAGATTCTGCATTCGTCACCGACTCCCCCCCCCGGCCCTTCTTGGTGCTTTTtgggctccccccgcccccccaaaaatccGCTTTTTTGGGGCCTTTATGGAAACAGAGGAGGGAAATTCAGAGAttaacccccccaaaaaaagcccaGTGAGGGATTTTAGAGCTTTTTGGTGACTAATTAACGCTGACGAGCCGCCGTGTCCCACCGCGTCCCTCCCAGCCGCCGTTTGGGCTgatttccccccaaaatccgCCCCCCACAAGAGACGGAGCGGGAGGTTGAACTGGTTGAACTGGTTTATTATGGGATGACCCCCCCTCGTGTGATCCTGGGGACACAACCTGGGGACGTCCCCGctcggggccggggggggacgGGGTCGCCCGGATGCCGGGGTCCCTGTGACGGCAGCGACCCCCCCCGCTCACCTCGGGTGGCCCttccagtctctcccagtcacCCCAGTTCCATCCCCTGGGGGCGTtttcaccccccccccccgcagcgTCTCTTTGAGGGGACGCGAATTGTCCCCAAATCCAACCAGGGAGGACAACGGGCGCCCTCCCGCCGCCGACCGGGGGACGTTGCGGTGTCGCCGCCGCCCGAGTCCGTttcggggggtggggggcgcgGGTGTCGCGGTCACTCAGGGTGGGGACACTGGACGCCGCGGGACACGGTGACGCCGGATTTCTTGAGCCCGTCGATGCCGCGCAGCAGCCCCATCTTGCGCCGGATGGAGTGGTCCAGGTTGACGGTGACGCCGAGGAAGACGCGGGCGTCGCCGGCGGCGAAGGGGAAATCGCGGGCGAGGAAGGTGCGGAACAGCTCGGGGTCGCcgtccagccccagcacattGCGCAGCGGCTGCCGCAGGGCGCTCAGCTCCCCGGCCGTCTCCTGGAAGACGTTCCACAGCGGCTTCCTGGCGAAATCCGGCGGCGCTCGGCGCTGCCACGCGTCCTCCAGGCACCGCAGCACCCAGCTCAGCCGGCACGGCCACCGGTCGGCCATCACCACCCAGGCGGCGGCCGcgcggggggacacggcgcCGGGGCCTCCGGCGCGGTGCAGGAGCAGCCGCAGGGTGATGGGGATGGTGTTGACGATGCGGCGCACGTGCGCGGCGCTGGCGGGCAGGTAGGCGGCCAGCGGGTCGGCGCCGTCGTGGAGGCAGCGGAAGGCGGCGTGGATGCAGAGCACGGCGGCCGCGTCCAGCTGGCGGTGGTCGGGGCCGGCGGGGAGGTCGCCCCCGCGCTCGGCGCGGCGCCGCTGCTCCGCGTTGCCGGTGATGATGCGGTACATCAGGTCCTCCCGCGTCCGCACGGCGGCTTCCAGGCAGCGCAGGCGCGAGCGGGCGCCCATCTCGGGGATGGAGAAGGGCAGCGTGACCGTGCGGCTCAGGTACAGGTAGCCGCTGTCCGCCAGCCCCTTCATGCAACCGCTCTGCTCCAGGCACGGCACGATGACGCTGGGGTCCACGGCCAGGATGAAGATGAAGGGCGTGTTGGCCCTGGACAGCAGCGTGTTCATGGCGTTGAGGACGCCGGCCACCTTCTCCGGGTAGCAGGAGTCCAGGCTGGTGATCTCCAGCACCACGCGGAAGCGGCGCCGCTCGAAGATCTCCATGAAAGCCAAGAAGTCCACCAGCGCCTCCACCTCGCGCCGCACTTTGCTCATGAAGCCCAGCTGGCCCGCGAACTTGTCGCTGTTGGTCAGCTGCTCGATCTTGTGCTTCTGGCTGATCAGGACGTGCTTGAGGACGGAGAAGGCGCCCAGGATGAGGCTGGAGCCGGAGATGGAGGTGATGACGCCGCCCACCGCCTTCAGCACCTGGTGCTGCTTGAGCTGCGGCAGCAGCAGGGCCGCCAGCAGGACGGCGACGCCGCCGGCAAGGACGACGAGGGCGCCCCACAGCTTGAGGCAGGCGCCCCTCTTGAGCACCCACTCGCGCTGGCTGAAGCCGTCGGCGAAGCGCGGCCGCGTGCCCATCACGCGGTAGACGCCGAGGGGCAGGGCCCCGAAATGCTGGCGCACGCTGTCGCACAGCGTGGTCACCAGCCCGGCCCACAGCTTGTCGCAGCCGGCGAACTGCCAGGCGCTGAAGCGCACGAAGAGGAACCTGATGTTCTTGCGGCGCAGGTGGCTCTCGGTGACCACGGGCCGGTAAAAGGCCAAGAGCCACAGGGCCTGcaggagcccccagccctgggggctGCGCGGGGGCTGGCGGCCGCGGCGCCGCTCGGACTCTTCGCGCCGAGTCATCTCCTGCCGCATGAAGCctgggggggacggggacgcggGGGTGA
Coding sequences:
- the PPP1R37 gene encoding protein phosphatase 1 regulatory subunit 37 isoform X2 — encoded protein: MEAPGPAAVPSEPPNEAPPPAEASPPPGASGGAEDGRLRPGAKRVTFPSDEDIVSGAVEPKDPWRHAQNVTVEEIVAAYKLACQKLSCRQIPKLLKQIEEFKDLAPRIDCLDLKGEKLDYKACEALEEIFKRVQFKIVDLEQTSLDEDGASALFDMIEYYESATHLNISCNKHIGTRGWQAAAHMMRKTSCLQYLDARNTPLLDHSAPFVARALRISSSLAVLHLESTSLSGRPLMLLATALKMNVNLRELYLADNKLNGLQDSAQLGNLLKFNCYIQILDLRNNHILDSGLAYLCEGLKEQQKGLVTLVLWNNQLTHTGMAYLGMTLPHTQSLETLNLGHNPIGNEGVRNLKNGLIGNRSVLRLGLASTKLTCEGAVAVAEFIAESPRLLRLDLRENEIKTGGLMALSLALKVKSFLETQKALLAEIQNGCKRNFVLAREREEQQLQHSASMPEIADEDEGPTEATAEGTEPAEPAANGAGDEDGDNDGDNGDGTDSDSDTDEEADAGLEAKDSSEAPEPPDSAAGVTALGTPRDRPCPLPVPEQGGPAPTQGAERRISVSSPGRGHKIFVVTRVEPLPERAAPTAPPNPETPANGAPPARGDPPSRADPPLPNGLKPDFARALPDAAPDGDGKAGSCAAQHELSCSKNEQELEELLREAVQDAGQEPL
- the PPP1R37 gene encoding protein phosphatase 1 regulatory subunit 37 isoform X1; translated protein: MEAPGPAAVPSEPPNEAPPPAEASPPPGASGGAEDGRLRPGAKRVTFPSDEDIVSGAVEPKDPWRHAQNVTVEEIVAAYKLACQKLSCRQIPKLLKQIEEFKDLAPRIDCLDLKGEKLDYKACEALEEIFKRVQFKIVDLEQTSLDEDGASALFDMIEYYESATHLNISCNKHIGTRGWQAAAHMMRKTSCLQYLDARNTPLLDHSAPFVARALRISSSLAVLHLESTSLSGRPLMLLATALKMNVNLRELYLADNKLNGLQDSAQLGNLLKFNCYIQILDLRNNHILDSGLAYLCEGLKEQQKGLVTLVLWNNQLTHTGMAYLGMTLPHTQSLETLNLGHNPIGNEGVRNLKNGLIGNRSVLRLGLASTKLTCEGAVAVAEFIAESPRLLRLDLRENEIKTGGLMALSLALKVNHSLLRLDLDREPKKEAVKSFLETQKALLAEIQNGCKRNFVLAREREEQQLQHSASMPEIADEDEGPTEATAEGTEPAEPAANGAGDEDGDNDGDNGDGTDSDSDTDEEADAGLEAKDSSEAPEPPDSAAGVTALGTPRDRPCPLPVPEQGGPAPTQGAERRISVSSPGRGHKIFVVTRVEPLPERAAPTAPPNPETPANGAPPARGDPPSRADPPLPNGLKPDFARALPDAAPDGDGKAGSCAAQHELSCSKNEQELEELLREAVQDAGQEPL
- the NKPD1 gene encoding NTPase KAP family P-loop domain-containing protein 1, with the translated sequence MEPAAPAAAVCVSVCGGDPAGPPGCSEERLACLCPEGDGGTGHRGHHGGTAEGQPSEHPEALTEDDVYCRCLSKTLCHAATPVTVGFYAPCGHRLYALLDKVTGFMRQEMTRREESERRRGRQPPRSPQGWGLLQALWLLAFYRPVVTESHLRRKNIRFLFVRFSAWQFAGCDKLWAGLVTTLCDSVRQHFGALPLGVYRVMGTRPRFADGFSQREWVLKRGACLKLWGALVVLAGGVAVLLAALLLPQLKQHQVLKAVGGVITSISGSSLILGAFSVLKHVLISQKHKIEQLTNSDKFAGQLGFMSKVRREVEALVDFLAFMEIFERRRFRVVLEITSLDSCYPEKVAGVLNAMNTLLSRANTPFIFILAVDPSVIVPCLEQSGCMKGLADSGYLYLSRTVTLPFSIPEMGARSRLRCLEAAVRTREDLMYRIITGNAEQRRRAERGGDLPAGPDHRQLDAAAVLCIHAAFRCLHDGADPLAAYLPASAAHVRRIVNTIPITLRLLLHRAGGPGAVSPRAAAAWVVMADRWPCRLSWVLRCLEDAWQRRAPPDFARKPLWNVFQETAGELSALRQPLRNVLGLDGDPELFRTFLARDFPFAAGDARVFLGVTVNLDHSIRRKMGLLRGIDGLKKSGVTVSRGVQCPHPE